The Streptomyces nitrosporeus genome includes a window with the following:
- the dacB gene encoding D-alanyl-D-alanine carboxypeptidase/D-alanyl-D-alanine endopeptidase translates to MAEPVQRPTEEPLDRWRGWKHRTRPAPGNRTDDRRFVAGAAVLGLVVAAGAVLTAGPWDSGQRKAELDRVAALERAGGAHHEGDGPQAPEPAPSAVPVLAALGEPSGARGPAAADLRASLGPLLKAPGLGTASTAAVVDVATGEQVYARGAATPMTPASTVKIATAAAALSALGPGHRIATTVRVSKDFRTVTLVGGGDPTLGEAGLRSLAEGTARALRAGAAREVRLTYDTSLYAGPALHPIGPNENIAPVSALMVDEGRLDDSDRGPAPRTADPAGEAARAFAELLGDAGVDTGSAGPAPGRAGAGAETVATHHSAPLSALVERALTNSDNDIAEALARQTALKAGRPASFAGGRAAVTDRLKKLGLPVAGSAFADGSGLDREDKVTAGMLAALLALAADPAHPELRAVHTGLPVAGFSGTLGTRYSPASRGTGTVRAKTGTLTGVNALAGTAVGPHGRLLAFAFLASGTTSAAEAEDSLDALAASLTRGAR, encoded by the coding sequence GTGGCCGAGCCGGTGCAGAGACCGACAGAAGAACCGTTGGACCGGTGGCGCGGGTGGAAGCACCGGACGCGTCCGGCGCCCGGGAACCGGACGGACGACCGGCGATTCGTCGCAGGCGCCGCGGTGCTGGGCCTGGTGGTCGCCGCCGGGGCCGTCCTGACCGCCGGTCCCTGGGACTCGGGTCAGCGTAAGGCCGAGCTGGACCGGGTGGCCGCCCTTGAGCGCGCGGGTGGCGCACATCACGAAGGGGACGGGCCCCAGGCCCCCGAACCCGCCCCCAGCGCCGTCCCCGTGCTGGCCGCCCTGGGCGAGCCGTCCGGCGCCAGGGGCCCGGCCGCGGCGGACCTGCGGGCCTCCCTCGGGCCGCTGCTGAAGGCACCCGGCCTCGGCACCGCGAGCACCGCGGCCGTCGTCGACGTGGCCACCGGCGAGCAGGTGTACGCGCGGGGCGCCGCCACACCCATGACACCCGCCTCCACGGTGAAGATCGCCACCGCGGCCGCCGCGCTCTCCGCGCTGGGCCCCGGCCATCGCATCGCCACCACCGTCCGGGTGTCGAAGGACTTCCGGACCGTCACCCTGGTCGGCGGCGGCGATCCCACGCTCGGCGAGGCCGGCCTGCGCTCCCTCGCCGAGGGCACCGCACGCGCGCTGCGCGCCGGCGCCGCGCGTGAGGTCCGGCTGACGTACGACACCTCTCTGTACGCGGGCCCCGCCCTGCACCCCATCGGCCCCAACGAGAACATCGCGCCCGTCAGCGCGCTGATGGTCGACGAGGGACGGCTGGACGACAGCGACCGGGGCCCCGCGCCGCGGACCGCCGATCCCGCGGGCGAGGCCGCCCGCGCCTTCGCGGAGCTGCTGGGCGACGCCGGGGTGGACACCGGGTCCGCCGGCCCGGCGCCCGGCCGGGCCGGCGCCGGGGCCGAAACGGTCGCCACGCACCACTCGGCCCCGCTCTCCGCCCTCGTCGAACGGGCCCTGACCAACAGCGACAACGACATCGCCGAGGCCCTGGCCCGGCAGACCGCCCTGAAGGCCGGCCGGCCGGCCTCCTTCGCCGGGGGCAGGGCCGCCGTGACCGACCGGCTGAAGAAGCTGGGGCTGCCGGTGGCGGGGTCCGCCTTCGCCGACGGCAGCGGCCTGGACCGCGAGGACAAGGTGACCGCCGGGATGCTGGCCGCCCTGCTGGCCCTCGCCGCCGACCCCGCCCACCCCGAACTGCGCGCCGTCCACACCGGTCTGCCGGTCGCGGGTTTCAGCGGCACGCTCGGCACCCGCTACTCCCCGGCGTCCCGGGGGACCGGGACCGTACGGGCCAAGACGGGCACCCTCACCGGGGTGAACGCGCTGGCGGGCACGGCGGTCGGCCCGCACGGCAGGCTCCTCGCCTTCGCGTTCCTGGCCTCGGGCACCACCTCCGCCGCGGAGGCCGAGGACTCCCTGGACGCGTTGGCCGCCTCGCTCACCCGGGGGGCGAGGTAG
- a CDS encoding inorganic diphosphatase translates to MEFDVTIEIPKGSRNKYEVDHETGRIRLDRRLFTSTSYPADYGFVEDTLGEDGDPLDALVILDEPTFPGCVIKCRAIGMFRMTDEAGGDDKLLCVPASDPRVEHLQDIQHVSEFDRLEIQHFFEVYKDLEPGKSVEGADWVGRAEAEAEIEASYKRLKEQGGH, encoded by the coding sequence GTGGAGTTCGACGTCACCATCGAGATCCCGAAGGGTTCGCGGAACAAGTACGAGGTGGACCACGAGACCGGTCGGATCCGCCTGGACCGTCGACTCTTCACCTCGACCAGCTACCCGGCCGACTACGGCTTCGTCGAGGACACCCTCGGCGAGGACGGCGACCCGCTGGACGCGCTGGTCATCCTGGACGAGCCGACCTTCCCCGGCTGTGTCATCAAGTGCCGGGCCATCGGCATGTTCCGGATGACCGACGAGGCCGGCGGCGACGACAAGCTGCTGTGCGTCCCGGCGTCCGACCCCCGCGTCGAGCACCTGCAGGACATCCAGCACGTGTCGGAGTTCGACCGCCTGGAGATCCAGCACTTCTTCGAGGTCTACAAGGACCTGGAGCCCGGCAAGTCCGTCGAGGGCGCCGACTGGGTCGGCCGCGCCGAGGCCGAGGCCGAGATCGAGGCCTCCTACAAGCGTCTCAAGGAGCAGGGCGGCCACTGA